A single Prevotella sp. E15-22 DNA region contains:
- a CDS encoding BT4734/BF3469 family protein codes for MFCYQKNLSNPTQPVDEAQFWALLKAPKWNENIDKFRETHEAALKRKLPAFIFQATFDETASKTGKLGRWRKQSATRLTGLVVMDIDHVHNPRELYEKWRRELPELFNPSIQGGAGGGSILLVYVTPSGEGLKIVFKARKEWGNLIDNQHEMAKVLGVEVDESCKDASRMSFICKETDVLFLDNELFTYENKEYGGAV; via the coding sequence ATGTTTTGTTATCAGAAGAATTTAAGTAATCCAACACAGCCGGTGGACGAGGCGCAGTTCTGGGCACTGTTGAAGGCGCCAAAATGGAATGAGAACATTGATAAGTTTCGCGAAACACATGAAGCCGCACTTAAACGAAAACTGCCGGCCTTTATCTTTCAGGCCACGTTTGATGAGACCGCATCGAAGACTGGGAAGTTGGGACGATGGCGCAAACAGAGTGCTACAAGGTTGACGGGACTGGTGGTGATGGATATTGACCATGTCCATAATCCTCGTGAGTTGTATGAGAAATGGCGCAGGGAATTGCCAGAACTGTTTAACCCCTCCATTCAGGGAGGGGCCGGGGGTGGGTCTATCTTGTTGGTCTATGTGACGCCGAGCGGCGAGGGACTGAAGATTGTGTTTAAGGCGCGCAAGGAGTGGGGCAACTTGATTGACAATCAGCACGAGATGGCAAAAGTGCTGGGCGTCGAGGTGGACGAGAGTTGCAAGGACGCCAGTAGGATGAGCTTTATCTGCAAGGAAACGGATGTGTTGTTTCTGGACAACGAGCTGTTTACGTATGAGAACAAGGAGTATGGGGGAGCGGTATGA